The proteins below are encoded in one region of Apium graveolens cultivar Ventura chromosome 4, ASM990537v1, whole genome shotgun sequence:
- the LOC141719914 gene encoding uncharacterized protein LOC141719914: MGKHVFLRIVDAVSNFDPYFQQRIDAVGRKGLSPLQKCTTAMRMLAYGVSADVVDDYVRIGESTAVECLKKFISAIWYAFFGVAGSNNDINVLDRSPVLQGRAPEVNYTVNGNNYNMGYYLTDGIYPEWATFVKTIPRPHSEKKNYLQNIKKANEKTLNERLVCYGPVSQSYMVRHAFGIEHILGES, translated from the exons ATGGGAAAACATGTCTTTCTTCGTATTGTGGATGCTGTATCAAATTTCGATCCATACTTTCAACAGAGGATTGATGCTGTGGGAAGAAAAGGTTTATCACCTTTACAAAAATGTACAACGGCAATGCGTATGTTGGCATATGGTGTCTCTGCAGATGTTGTTGATGACTACGTTCGTATTGGAGAGAGTACTGCAGTTGAATGCTTGAAAAAATTCATCTCCGCT ATATGGTATGCATTTTTTGGAGTTGCTGGATCAAATAATGACATAAATGTCTTAGATCGGTCTCCAGTACTACAAGGTCGTGCTCCAGAGGTAAATTATACTGTCAATGGAAACAATTATAATATGGGATATTACTTAACAGATGGAATTTATCCTGAATGGGCAACATTCGTTAAAACGATACCTCGTCCACATAGtgagaaaaaaaattatttgcaAAATATCAAGAAAGCCAACGAAAAGACGTTGAACGAGCGTTTGGTGTGTTACGGTCCCGTTTCGCAATCGTACATGGTCCGACACGCTTTTGGGATAGAGCATATCCTGGGAGAATCATAA
- the LOC141717250 gene encoding L-type lectin-domain containing receptor kinase S.6-like, which yields MHSYLLWVFVIFLLSFILSSFSIPFYPPKNLTLYGDAKFTNNSITLTQETTCLSSSSSNSSNGIGRAFYVYPVKFLDVSSNVTASFSCKFSFTITSSSPSCPLGDGIAFLITSNSGFFSVSNGYMGLPNEVSDPQDSYIAVEFDTSFDSSLGDTNGNHIGIDANTILSLESVDVTSLGFDLKSGKKMTAWIEYRDSLKKIKVWLGDDYEVRPSSAVLESGIDLSKHFKEFMHVGFSASNGRGSAVHVVDQWRFKTSGIVSSTFPMETAQEEECLVCWPGDTSSEDEQVSDFRRRDKRILEVILGLGGFALCVLSVLAVLCLFYVFMVKRKRMIPRECSEGRSSRFQGNKVPKRLSLNEIRSATKGFNQNKIIGEGASAVVYEGALASCGTVAVKRFSEVKRKGNLRNPFSNEFGTMAGCLRHKNLVQLQGWCCEKNELVLVYEYMPNGSLDRILHLRTHATKLLTWERRVNIILGVASALVYLHEDCERQIIHRDVKTCNIMLDADLNAKLGDFGLAEVYEHSCRTRDATLPAGTMGYLAPEYVYSGVPTVKTDVYSFGVVVLEVVSGRRPVDDNGIVLAEWVWNLWEKGMVGVAVDPQLVGRLNKVEMERVLVVGLSCVHPDSEKRPTVKEAARMIKGEMPLPNLPAKKPTVKIRSVFKGNEDLLRFGDEVNDTPWATPKTHFSRF from the coding sequence ATGCATTCATATCTCTTATGGGTTTTTGttatctttcttctttcttttatACTTTCATCTTTTTCAATCCCTTTTTACCCACCAAAGAATTTAACCCTTTATGGAGATGCTAAGTTTACAAACAATTCCATTACTTTAACTCAAGAAACCACTTGTTTATCATCTTCTTCTTCAAATTCTTCAAATGGCATTGGCAGAGCTTTTTATGTGTACCCTGTTAAGTTTCTTGATGTTTCAAGTAATGTAACTGCATCTTTTTCTTGTAAATTTTCATTCACAATCACTTCTTCTTCACCTTCTTGTCCACTTGGTGATGGCATTGCATTTTTGATCACTTCAAATTCTGGGTTTTTTAGTGTTTCTAATGGCTACATGGGCTTGCCTAATGAGGTTTCTGATCCTCAAGATTCATACATTGCTGTTGAATTCGATACGAGTTTTGATTCGTCTCTTGGAGATACTAATGGGAATCATATTGGTATTGATGCTAATACAATTCTTTCACTTGAGTCTGTTGATGTTACTTCATTAGGGTTTGATCTTAAGAGTGGCAAAAAAATGACTGCTTGGATTGAGTATCGCGATTCGTTAAAGAAAATTAAGGTTTGGCTTGGTGATGATTATGAGGTTAGGCCTTCAAGTGCTGTTCTTGAATCTGGAATTGACCTTTCTAAGCACTTTAAGGAGTTTATGCATGTGGGATTTTCGGCTTCTAATGGGAGAGGTTCAGCTGTTCATGTTGTTGATCAATGGAGATTTAAGACTTCCGGGATTGTCTCGTCGACATTTCCAATGGAAACGGCTCAAGAAGAGGAGTGTTTGGTTTGTTGGCCAGGAGATACTAGTAGTGAAGATGAACAAGTCTCTGACTTTCGTCGTAGAGATAAAAGGATACTTGAAGTTATACTTGGGTTGGGAGGTTTTGCTCTGTGTGTTTTATCCGTGCTTGCggttttgtgtttgttttatGTTTTTATGGTGAAGAGGAAAAGGATGATTCCTAGAGAATGTAGTGAAGGTCGAAGTAGTAGATTTCAGGGAAATAAAGTACCGAAAAGATTGTCACTGAATGAAATTAGATCAGCTACAAAGGGTTTTAATCAGAACAAAATTATTGGTGAAGGAGCATCAGCAGTTGTTTATGAAGGGGCTCTTGCTTCTTGTGGAACTGTGGCAGTTAAAAGGTTTAGTGAGGTTAAACGAAAGGGTAATTTGCGTAATCCGTTTAGTAATGAGTTTGGCACAATGGCAGGATGTTTAAGGCATAAAAATTTAGTTCAACTTCAAGGCTGGTGTTgtgagaaaaatgagttggttttaGTCTATGAGTACATGCCCAATGGAAGCCTTGACAGAATTCTCCACTTGCGTACTCATGCCACTAAACTACTTACGTGGGAGCGAAGGGTGAATATAATTCTTGGTGTTGCTTCTGCTCTTGTGTATCTCCATGAGGACTGTGAGAGGCAGATAATTCATAGAGATGTGAAGACTTGTAACATAATGCTTGATGCTGACTTGAATGCCAAGCTTGGAGACTTTGGTTTAGCAGAAGTTTATGAGCATAGTTGTCGAACAAGAGATGCAACTTTACCAGCTGGAACTATGGGATATCTTGCTCCAGAGTACGTTTACTCTGGAGTTCCAACTGTAAAAACAGATGTTTACAGCTTCGGTGTTGTGGTTCTTGAGGTGGTTTCAGGGAGGAGGCCTGTGGATGATAATGGAATTGTGTTGGCTGAATGGGTGTGGAACTTGTGGGAGAAGGGGATGGTAGGTGTGGCTGTGGATCCGCAACTGGTGGGGCGTTTGAACAAGGTGGAGATGGAGAGAGTGCTTGTAGTAGGACTTTCGTGTGTGCATCCAGATTCCGAGAAGAGGCCAACTGTCAAGGAAGCAGCAAGGATGATAAAAGGCGAAATGCCACTTCCCAATTTACCAGCAAAGAAGCCAACAGTCAAAATTCGATCtgtttttaagggaaatgaagaTCTGCTAAGGTTTGGTGATGAGGTGAATGACACACCCTGGGCAACACCTAAAACTCATTTTAGCAGGTTCTAA
- the LOC141719913 gene encoding glutathione S-transferase T2-like, producing MAIKKRWQRINEGAHKFGAAYDEAQRTARSGTNMDNLFEKARDYHLTNFKKKSNFELHWRELRRHPKWRPPQTSASSKRTKVSSSGAYSSEGNNNTPISDEFELVRPKGTKTTTSRKGKGNATVAEVAKYKSIQVADKRRMDMMESLNKIRLKEIAVKQSEMDLQVIMADTTKMNDAQRMAHAKLL from the coding sequence ATGGCAATTAAAAAAAGGTGGCAACGAATAAATGAAGGTGCTCATAAATTTGGAGCAGCTTATGACGAGGCTCAACGAACAGCCAGGAGCGGTACAAATATGGATAATTTATTTGAGAAAGCTCGTGATTATCATTTAACTAATTTCAAGAAGAAGTCTAACTTTGAGCTTCATTGGCGTGAGCTTCGTAGACATCCCAAGTGGAGACCTCCTCAAACTAGTGCAAGTTCTAAGAGAACTAAAGTAAGTAGTTCTGGAGCTTATTCATCGGAAGGAAATAACAATACACCAATATCTGATGAATTTGAACTGGTTCGTCCTAAAGGTACAAAAACTACAACTAGTAGGAAGGGAAAGGGGAATGCCACAGTTGCAGAAGTTGCTAAATATAAATCTATACAAGTTGCAGACAAAAGAAGAATGGATATGATGGAATCATTAAACAAAATTCGACTAAAGGAAATTGCGGTGAAGCAAAGTGAGATGGATTTACAAGTCATTATGGCAGATACTACTAAAATGAATGATGCTCAGCGAATGGCTCATGCTAAACTGCTTTAG
- the LOC141717252 gene encoding uncharacterized protein LOC141717252 isoform X2: MSNFDDEEDERFLQLLHEYFLESPPFLLVSSSAPPLHHNPSFISLQVLEERSDCETKILEKILLYMNDKEHIENMKDFVVLRLKMDNYEASICKTSWLSTTFGTPKIYEYTGEYEYIDVMMIKDNVVEAPKRVIIDLDFKSQFELARPTETYSELIDALPCIFVGSEEKLRKIISLLCTEAKLSLKNRGLHVPPWRKFGYMQSKWLSENCSKHSFCS, translated from the exons ATGAGCAACtttgatgatgaagaagatgaaagaTTTTTACAGCTACTCCATGAGTACTTCTTAGAATCACCACCTTTTTTACTTGTTTCCTCCTCAGCTCCTCCCCTCCATCACAATCCATCTTTTATCTCTCTGCAG GTTCTTGAGGAGAGGTCAGACTGTGAAACCAAGATTCTTGAGAAAATTTTGTTGTATATGAATGACAAGGAACATATTGAAAACATGAAAGATTTTGTAGTGTTGAGATTGAAGATGGATAATTATGAAGCTTCTATTTGCAAAACTTCATGGTTATCTACCACTTTTGGAACTCCTAAAA TTTATGAATATACAGGGGAATATGAGTACATAGATGTTATGATGATCAAGGACAATGTTGTTGAGGCACCTAAAAGGGTGATAATAGATTTGGACTTCAAGTCTCAGTTTGAGTTAGCTAGGCCTACAGAAACCTACAGTGAGTTGATTGATGCTTTGCCTTGCATATTTGTTGGAAGTGAAGAGAAGCTGAGAAAGATCATCTCTTTGCTGTGCACTGAAGCCAAACTGTCCCTTAAGAACAGAGGCCTTCATGTTCCTCCTTGGAGAAAATTTGGTTACATGCAGTCCAAATGGCTATCAGAGAACTGCAGTAAACACTCTTTTTGCAGCTGA
- the LOC141717252 gene encoding uncharacterized protein LOC141717252 isoform X1, with the protein MSNFDDEEDERFLQLLHEYFLESPPFLLVSSSAPPLHHNPSFISLQKVLEERSDCETKILEKILLYMNDKEHIENMKDFVVLRLKMDNYEASICKTSWLSTTFGTPKIYEYTGEYEYIDVMMIKDNVVEAPKRVIIDLDFKSQFELARPTETYSELIDALPCIFVGSEEKLRKIISLLCTEAKLSLKNRGLHVPPWRKFGYMQSKWLSENCSKHSFCS; encoded by the exons ATGAGCAACtttgatgatgaagaagatgaaagaTTTTTACAGCTACTCCATGAGTACTTCTTAGAATCACCACCTTTTTTACTTGTTTCCTCCTCAGCTCCTCCCCTCCATCACAATCCATCTTTTATCTCTCTGCAG AAGGTTCTTGAGGAGAGGTCAGACTGTGAAACCAAGATTCTTGAGAAAATTTTGTTGTATATGAATGACAAGGAACATATTGAAAACATGAAAGATTTTGTAGTGTTGAGATTGAAGATGGATAATTATGAAGCTTCTATTTGCAAAACTTCATGGTTATCTACCACTTTTGGAACTCCTAAAA TTTATGAATATACAGGGGAATATGAGTACATAGATGTTATGATGATCAAGGACAATGTTGTTGAGGCACCTAAAAGGGTGATAATAGATTTGGACTTCAAGTCTCAGTTTGAGTTAGCTAGGCCTACAGAAACCTACAGTGAGTTGATTGATGCTTTGCCTTGCATATTTGTTGGAAGTGAAGAGAAGCTGAGAAAGATCATCTCTTTGCTGTGCACTGAAGCCAAACTGTCCCTTAAGAACAGAGGCCTTCATGTTCCTCCTTGGAGAAAATTTGGTTACATGCAGTCCAAATGGCTATCAGAGAACTGCAGTAAACACTCTTTTTGCAGCTGA
- the LOC141719915 gene encoding protein DMP2-like — MQNSFFENLMETGEAEEDDFLPTYDAVEDVNDQSNATYFLYIILSGAARLNALLPTAIILAFTLLYPLITYDGQCTSLKRWIMGCFLALFATSCVLFSITDSFRTATGRLYFGVATVNGMWTVCAGHVRPREPSVYRLRWPDIFYCLLSLLAFLTFAAAHTDVLSCYNVNLPQKIRIYVPLVVGFLISALFVIFPSRRKGIGYPFMLQNDVF; from the coding sequence ATGCAGAACTCATTTTTCGAAAACCTGATGGAAACTGGAGAAGCAGAAGAGGATGACTTCTTACCCACATACGACGCAGTGGAGGACGTGAATGATCAATCCAATGCCACTTATTTCCTCTACATTATTCTAAGTGGCGCTGCACGCCTCAACGCTCTTTTACCTACTGCTATAATCCTGGCATTCACTCTTTTATATCCGCTCATAACATATGATGGACAATGCACAAGTTTGAAGCGCTGGATTATGGGATGTTTCTTAGCCCTTTTCGCTACTTCATGTGTACTCTTTTCCATCACCGACAGTTTCAGAACAGCCACGGGAAGGCTCTACTTTGGTGTGGCCACGGTGAATGGAATGTGGACTGTTTGTGCTGGACATGTGAGACCACGCGAGCCATCCGTTTATAGGCTGAGATGGCCTGATATTTTTTATTGTTTGCTTTCCTTGCTTGCTTTTTTAACGTTTGCAGCAGCACATACTGATGTTTTGAGTTGTTATAACGTTAATTTGCCACAGAAAATCAGAATTTATGTTCCTCTGGTGGTTGGATTTCTGATCAGTGCACTGTTTGTTATTTTTCCGTCTAGGAGGAAGGGAATAGGGTATCCTTTTATGCTGCAGAATGATGTATTTTAG
- the LOC141717251 gene encoding pentatricopeptide repeat-containing protein At2g03880, mitochondrial, translating to MKFISKPCLKLLLFPPFQLLKKHFYSINSSSLLNEFTTYCYQRDLPRAMNILSTMHTHNIYADSVTYSELIKCCISRGAIREAKLVHNHVFSHGYRPMMFLINVFLNMYVKFNLLDDAREVFDKMPERNVVSWTTMIAAFTNVKNYKEAIGFLILMLRDGVRPNCFTFSSVLRACCKLSELRQIHCSIVKYGLESDVFVRSALVDIYSKWGDLVNAERVFSEMPTGDLVVWNSIIGAFAQNNEGDEALNLFKKMKRCGFTADQATLTSTLRACTGLALLELGQQVHVHVLKFKRDLTLNNALMDMYCKCGSLEDAHRTFNRMLIKDVISWSTMIMGLAQNGFSQKALEMFEAMKKSGMRPNYVTILGVLFACSHAGLVDKGLYYFNSMQKLFGIEPGREHYGCAIDLLGRAGKLDEAVKMIHDMKSEPDAVTWRALLGSCRVHQNIDHAVYAAKQILALDPDDAGTYILLSNLYAKSQMWEDVANVRRIMRDKGIKKEPGCSWIEVNKKIHAFILGDNSNPQLADVIKELNQVIHRLKQVGYVPDIYFVLHDLEGEQMEDSLLYHSEKLAIVFGMMYSVKGKTIRIRKNLRICGDCHVFAKLLTKIEDRDIVIRDPVRYHHFRDGICSCEDFW from the coding sequence atgaaattCATTTCCAAGCCATGTTTAAAGCTCTTGCTTTTCCCGCCATTTCAATTACTTAAAAAACATTTTTATTCAATCAATTCTTCATCCTTGCTTAATGAATTCACCACTTATTGTTACCAAAGAGACCTTCCTAGAGCGATGAACATTTTATCAACTATGCATACGCACAATATATATGCAGATTCTGTGACGTACTCTGAGCTCATCAAATGTTGCATTTCACGAGGCGCTATTCGTGAAGCCAAACTTGTTCATAATCATGTTTTTTCACATGGGTATAGACCCATGATGTTTCTTATCAATGTTTTTCTTAATATGTATGTCAAGTTTAATCTTTTGGATGATGCGAGagaggtgtttgataaaatgcctgaGAGAAATGTGGTGTCGTGGACGACGATGATCGCGGCATTTACTAATGTTAAGAATTATAAGGAGGCTATTGGGTTTTTGATTTTAATGCTTAGGGATGGGGTTAGGCCTAATTGTTTTACTTTTTCTAGTGTTTTGAGGGCTTGTTGTAAGTTGTCGGAACTTAGACAAATTCATTGTAGTATAGTTAAGTATGGGTTGGAGTCTGATGTGTTTGTGAGGAGTGCTTTGGTTGATATTTATTCGAAATGGGGTGATTTGGTGAATGCTGAGCGGGTTTTTTCTGAAATGCCGACAGGGGATTTGGTTGTTTGGAATTCGATTATTGGTGCGTTTGCTCAGAATAATGAGGGTGATGAAGCTTTGAATCTTTTTAAGAAGATGAAGAGATGTGGGTTTACAGCTGATCAAGCAACTTTAACTAGTACTCTGAGAGCCTGCACGGGATTGGCGTTGTTGGAACTTGGACAACAAGTACATGTTCATGTACTGAAGTTTAAACGAGATTTAACTCTTAATAATGCACTTATGGATATGTACTGTAAATGCGGCAGTTTGGAAGATGCACATCGTACTTTTAATCGGATGTTAATTAAGGATGTTATCTCATGGAGCACCATGATCATGGGTTTAGCACAAAATGGGTTTAGTCAGAAAGCTTTGGAAATGTTTGAAGCAATGAAAAAGTCGGGGATGCGACCAAACTATGTTACAATTCTTGGTGTTCTATTTGCTTGTAGCCATGCTGGACTAGTAGACAAAGGGTTGTACTACTTTAATTCAATGCAAAAACTTTTTGGCATCGAACCTGGAAGAGAGCATTATGGCTGTGCAATTGATCTTCTTGGAAGAGCTGGAAAGCTTGATGAGGCCGTTAAGATGATTCATGATATGAAATCTGAACCTGACGCTGTTACATGGAGAGCCTTGCTTGGCTCATGCAGGGTTCACCAAAACATTGACCATGCAGTTTATGCTGCCAAACAAATTCTGGCCTTAGATCCTGATGATGCAGGCACCTACATACTTTTATCCAATCTTTACGCGAAGTCTCAAATGTGGGAAGATGTTGCAAACGTGAGGAGGATAATGAGAGACAAAGGAATCAAGAAGGAGCCGGGATGTAGCTGGATTGAAGTGAATAAAAAAATACATGCTTTCATATTAGGAGACAATTCAAATCCACAGCTAGCTGATGTAATTAAAGAATTGAATCAGGTAATCCACAGATTAAAGCAAGTGGGTTATGTTCCGGACATATATTTTGTTCTACATGATCTTGAAGGGGAACAAATGGAAGACTCTCTCCTTTATCACAGCGAAAAACTGGCAATTGTGTTTGGCATGATGTACTCAGTGAAGGGGAAGActatcaggattagaaaaaatcTCAGGATATGTGGGGATTGCCATGTTTTCGCAAAACTTTTGACCAAGATTGAGGATCGTGACATTGTTATCAGGGACCCAGTTCGTTACCATCATTTCCGAGATGGAATTTGTTCATGCGAGGACTTTTGGTAG
- the LOC141719912 gene encoding uncharacterized protein LOC141719912 gives MSSKSPYQFPFPPFSNSQFETQQTPTDSQNSPRSQVPAFSNPNFIDLNDDCEETEDVREITGQWKWVEDNLLISAWLNVSIDPLVGTDQKAKAFWERIHQYCEEDNPGVIKRGVVVMKKSHSGNYSSSGNNDTPTNENVVESPVRPQGTKAAKRRGKGKARTVEADEEYEELRAYAFAGSNNDINVLDRSPVFDEVLQGCAPESRFAIVRGPARFWDKADLGKIMRACIIIHNIIVEDEGDTYATQFGPLPIYDDAANDLSQPDLGEEPFIPYETYIQNTLQMRDKRTHRQLQNDLVEHITQFHYNR, from the exons ATGTCCTCAAAATCTCCGTACCAATTTCCATTTCCTCCATTTTCAAATTCACAATTTGAAACTCAACAAACACCCACCGATAGTCAAAATTCTCCACGTTCGCAAGTGCCGGCTTTTAGTAACCCAAATTTTATTGATCTAAATGATGATTGTGAAGAAACTGAAGATGTTCGAGAAATTACTGGTCAGTGGAAGTGGGTTGAAGATAACCTATTAATAAGTGCATGGTTGAATGTGTCAATTGATCCATTGGTCGGTACTGATCAAAAAGCTAAAGCATTTTGGGAACGAATTCATCAATATTGTGAAGAAGATAATCCTGGTGTTATCAAGAGAGGAGTCGTAGTTATGAAAAAAAG CCATTCTGGAAATTACTCATCATCGGGAAATAATGATACACCAACAAATGAAAATGTTGTTGAATCTCCGGTTCGTCCTCAAGGTACAAAAGCGGCTAAAAGGAGGGGGAAAGGGAAGGCAAGAACAGTAGAAGCAGATGAAGAGTATGAAGAATTACGAGCTTATGCAT TTGCTGGATCGAACAATGACATAAATGTGTTAGATCGATCACCAGTATTTGATGAAGTGCTACAAGGTTGTGCTCCGGAG TCCCGCTTCGCTATTGTACGTGGTCCTGCACGCTTTTGGGACAAAGCAGATCTTGGGAAAATTATGAGAGCATGCATAATAATACATAATATAATTGTTGAAGACGAGGGGGACACTTACGCCACTCAATTTGGTCCCTTACCAATTTATGATGATGCAGCAAATGATTTATCTCAACCAGATTTAGGAGAAGAACCATTTATCCCGTATGAAACGTATATCCAAAATACGTTACAGATGCGCGATAAACGGACACATCGTCAGCTACAAAATGATTTGGTTGAGCATATTACGCAGTTTCATTATAATCGTTAA